In the Thermus albus genome, TGACCTGGTCAACCACTCGGTGAACGACCTTTTGGCCCAAGGCGCCTTGCCCCTCTTCTTCATGGACTACCTGGCGGCCAGCCGCCTGGAGGAGGGGGTGCTCTCCGCCCTCCTCTCCTCCTTAGCCCAGGCCTGCCAAGCCCTGGGCATCCCCCTCCTAGGAGGGGAAACCGCCGAGATGCCGGGGGTTTACCGGGAAGGGGCCTGGGATGTGGCCGGGACCCTGGTGGGGGTGGTGGAAAAGGACGAGATTCTGGGCCCGGAAAGGGTAAGGGAAGGGGATGTTCTTCTAGCCCTTCCCTCCTCCGGCCCCCACACCAACGGCTACTCCCTGATCCGGAAGGTGGTGGAGGGGATGGACCTGGAGGGCCCCATACCGGAGCTGGGAGAAAGCCTAAAGGCCGCCCTCCTCCGTCCCCACCGGGCCTACCTGAAGGAGTTTCTCACGCTTAGGGAAGCGGGCGTGGAGCTCCACGGGGTGGCCCACATCACCGGGGGCGGCCTTCCGGAAAACCTCCCCCGGGCCCTTCCCGAGGGACTAGGAGCGGAAATCCACAAGGGAAGCTGGCCCATTCCCCCCATCTTTCCCTACCTGCAACGGACGGGAAACATACCGGAGGAGGAGATGTACCGGGTCTTCAACATGGGCCTAGGGCTCATCCTGGTCCTACCGGAAAAAGACGCCCAAAGGGCCCTGGAGCTGGTGGAAAGCTTTCTGGTGGGAAGGGTGGTGGCCGGCTCCGGAATCCGCCTGGTATGAAAGAGATCTGGCTCATCCGCCACGGCGAAACCGAGTGGAACGTCAATAAGCGCTTTCAAGGCCACCTGGATGTGCCCTTGTCCCCGGTGGGCATCGGCCAAGCCTTCCGCCTGGCCCAGCGGCTTGCCCGAAGCCAACTTCCCTTCCACGGGCTTTACGCCTCCGACCTACGCCGGGCCCGGGAAACCGCCGAGCCCCTGGCGGCGATGCTGGGCCTCTCCTTGGAAACCTCCCCGCTTCTGCGGGAGATTGACGTGGGTCTCCTGGCAGGCCTAAGCCGGGTGGAAGCGGAAGCCCGTTATCCCGAGTTCATCCAGGAAGCCCAAAAGGATCCCTGGCATACCCCCCGTCCAGGTGGGGAAAGCATGGCGGACCTGGCCCGGCGCCTGGAGGCTTTCCTGGAGGTGCTCCCACCCGGCCGCCACCTCCTGGTGACCCATGGGGGGGTCATCCGCGCGGCCCTGAAGATGGCCCTGGACCTCGAGGG is a window encoding:
- the purM gene encoding phosphoribosylformylglycinamidine cyclo-ligase, with amino-acid sequence MRYEEAGVQIEAKAEALKRAKEAIAATYTPEVLRGLGAFGGLFDAGRLKEMAHPVLVATTDGVGTKTLLALRAGDVSGLGFDLVNHSVNDLLAQGALPLFFMDYLAASRLEEGVLSALLSSLAQACQALGIPLLGGETAEMPGVYREGAWDVAGTLVGVVEKDEILGPERVREGDVLLALPSSGPHTNGYSLIRKVVEGMDLEGPIPELGESLKAALLRPHRAYLKEFLTLREAGVELHGVAHITGGGLPENLPRALPEGLGAEIHKGSWPIPPIFPYLQRTGNIPEEEMYRVFNMGLGLILVLPEKDAQRALELVESFLVGRVVAGSGIRLV
- a CDS encoding histidine phosphatase family protein, which codes for MKEIWLIRHGETEWNVNKRFQGHLDVPLSPVGIGQAFRLAQRLARSQLPFHGLYASDLRRARETAEPLAAMLGLSLETSPLLREIDVGLLAGLSRVEAEARYPEFIQEAQKDPWHTPRPGGESMADLARRLEAFLEVLPPGRHLLVTHGGVIRAALKMALDLEGDAWRRFHIPNTSITRILLPAQEVLTVSDSAHLETWADWLSDESVK